The following proteins are encoded in a genomic region of Nocardioides renjunii:
- the mihF gene encoding integration host factor, actinobacterial type, translating into MALPPLTPEQRQAALDKAAASRRERAEVKNRLKNSGGSILDVLHEGQTNEVIGKMRVVELLQSVPGLGRVRARQVMQRLGIAESRRVRGLGVKQVAALEREFGPDPS; encoded by the coding sequence GTGGCCTTGCCCCCTCTGACGCCCGAGCAGCGCCAGGCAGCCCTCGACAAGGCTGCGGCCTCCCGACGCGAGCGGGCCGAGGTCAAGAACCGCCTGAAGAACTCCGGCGGGTCCATCCTCGACGTGCTCCACGAGGGGCAGACCAACGAGGTCATCGGCAAGATGCGGGTCGTCGAGCTGCTCCAGTCGGTGCCCGGCCTCGGCCGCGTCCGTGCCCGCCAGGTCATGCAGCGGCTCGGCATCGCCGAGAGCCGCCGGGTCCGCGGGCTCGGCGTCAAGCAGGTCGCGGCGCTCGAGCGTGAGTTCGGCCCCGACCCGTCGTGA
- the gmk gene encoding guanylate kinase produces MIEAEPAPAASTPTRRSRLIVLAGPTAVGKGTVAAAVRETHPEVWLSVSATTRPPRPGEENGVHYWFVSDEEFDAMIDKGDLLEWAVVHKAARYGTPRAPVELAVASGHPAMLEIDLQGARQVRETMPEALFVFLKPPSWDELVRRLVGRGTESEAERERRLETARAELAAESEFDVTIVNHEVHAAADELVALMVGPASPSSD; encoded by the coding sequence GTGATCGAGGCAGAGCCCGCTCCCGCGGCAAGCACCCCCACCCGCCGCTCCCGGCTGATCGTCCTCGCCGGCCCCACCGCCGTCGGCAAGGGCACCGTGGCCGCCGCCGTGCGCGAGACCCACCCGGAGGTCTGGCTGTCGGTGTCCGCGACCACCCGGCCGCCGCGGCCCGGCGAGGAGAACGGCGTCCACTACTGGTTCGTCTCCGACGAGGAGTTCGACGCCATGATCGACAAGGGCGACCTGCTGGAGTGGGCGGTCGTCCACAAGGCGGCGCGCTACGGCACTCCACGGGCCCCGGTCGAGCTCGCCGTCGCCTCCGGGCACCCGGCGATGCTGGAGATCGACCTTCAAGGCGCGCGCCAGGTGCGCGAGACGATGCCCGAGGCGCTGTTCGTCTTCCTCAAGCCGCCGTCGTGGGACGAGCTCGTACGCCGCCTCGTCGGCCGCGGCACCGAGAGCGAGGCCGAGCGCGAGCGCCGGCTCGAGACCGCGCGGGCCGAGCTGGCCGCCGAGAGCGAGTTCGACGTGACCATCGTCAACCACGAAGTTCACGCTGCTGCCGACGAGTTGGTAGCCTTGATGGTTGGTCCTGCTTCACCCTCTTCTGACTAG
- the rpoZ gene encoding DNA-directed RNA polymerase subunit omega, protein MASPNIAAEGVTNPSIDDLLTKTDSKYKLVLYSAQRARQINAYYSQLGEGLLEYVGPLVDTHVQEKPLSIALREINDDLLTCEDIDPAAEAAAAEAAAAAPTE, encoded by the coding sequence GTGGCTTCTCCCAACATCGCCGCCGAGGGCGTCACCAACCCCTCGATCGACGACCTGCTCACCAAGACCGACAGCAAGTACAAGCTGGTGCTCTACAGCGCCCAGCGCGCCCGTCAGATCAACGCCTACTACTCCCAGCTCGGCGAGGGCCTCCTCGAGTACGTCGGCCCGCTCGTGGACACCCACGTGCAGGAGAAGCCGCTCTCGATCGCGCTCCGCGAGATCAACGACGACCTGCTGACCTGCGAGGACATCGACCCCGCCGCCGAGGCCGCCGCCGCCGAGGCCGCTGCCGCCGCGCCCACGGAGTGA
- the coaBC gene encoding bifunctional phosphopantothenoylcysteine decarboxylase/phosphopantothenate--cysteine ligase CoaBC, with protein sequence MTAVVLGVSGGIAAYKACELLRRFTESGHDVTVVPTASALEFVGAPTWAALSGKPVSATVWADVHAVPHVQIGQHADVVVVAPATADLLARAAHGLADDLLTNTLLTARCPVVFAPAMHTEMWEHPATQANVDTLRRRGAVVIEPAEGRLTGADTGKGRLPDPAEIFELVLGVLDRGADAAQDLAGRKVVVSAGGTREYLDPVRFLGNRSSGLQGYALARAAASRGAHVTLVSANVSLPDPAGVGVVRVETTEQLREAVVGATATADAVVMAAAPADFRPTAVSDAKIKKADDGSAPAIELVQNPDILAEISHDRARAGAVVVGFAAETGDTTGSVLELGRAKLARKGCDLLVVNDVSGGAVFGSTDNEAVILGADGTAVEVARGSKTALAHVIWDEVARRFVG encoded by the coding sequence GTGACCGCGGTCGTCCTGGGCGTCTCCGGCGGGATCGCGGCCTACAAGGCCTGCGAGCTGCTGCGCCGGTTCACCGAGTCGGGGCACGACGTCACCGTCGTGCCCACGGCCTCGGCGCTGGAGTTCGTCGGCGCCCCGACGTGGGCCGCCCTGTCGGGCAAGCCTGTCTCCGCCACGGTGTGGGCCGACGTCCACGCCGTGCCGCACGTCCAGATCGGGCAGCACGCCGACGTCGTCGTCGTGGCGCCGGCCACGGCCGACCTGCTGGCCCGGGCCGCCCACGGGCTGGCCGACGACCTGCTCACCAACACCCTGCTCACCGCACGCTGCCCGGTCGTGTTCGCCCCGGCGATGCACACCGAGATGTGGGAGCACCCGGCCACCCAGGCCAACGTCGACACCCTGCGCCGACGGGGCGCCGTGGTCATCGAGCCGGCCGAGGGCCGGCTCACGGGCGCCGACACCGGCAAGGGCCGCCTGCCCGACCCGGCCGAGATCTTCGAGCTGGTGCTCGGGGTGCTCGACCGGGGTGCCGACGCGGCGCAGGACCTCGCCGGGCGCAAGGTCGTCGTGTCCGCCGGCGGCACCCGCGAGTACCTCGACCCCGTCCGGTTCCTCGGCAACCGCTCGTCCGGGCTGCAGGGCTACGCCCTCGCCCGGGCCGCCGCCTCGCGCGGTGCGCACGTCACGCTCGTGAGCGCCAACGTGTCGCTGCCCGACCCGGCCGGCGTGGGCGTCGTACGCGTGGAGACGACCGAGCAGCTGCGCGAGGCCGTGGTGGGCGCCACGGCCACCGCCGACGCGGTCGTCATGGCGGCCGCGCCCGCCGACTTCCGGCCCACCGCCGTCAGCGACGCCAAGATCAAGAAGGCCGACGACGGCTCCGCGCCCGCCATCGAGCTGGTGCAGAACCCCGACATCCTCGCCGAGATCTCCCACGACCGGGCCCGCGCCGGAGCGGTCGTCGTCGGCTTCGCCGCCGAGACCGGTGACACCACCGGCTCCGTGCTCGAGCTCGGGCGCGCCAAGCTGGCCCGCAAGGGCTGCGACCTGCTCGTCGTCAACGACGTCAGCGGGGGAGCGGTGTTCGGCAGCACCGACAACGAGGCGGTCATCCTGGGGGCCGACGGCACCGCCGTCGAGGTCGCCCGGGGCTCCAAGACCGCCCTGGCCCACGTGATCTGGGACGAGGTCGCCCGGCGATTCGTCGGGTGA
- the metK gene encoding methionine adenosyltransferase — protein MAGRLFTSESVTEGHPDKIADRISDSVLDHLMAEDPDRANLRVAVETLLTTGLVVVAGEVRTTAYAPVADIVRRAILDIGYDSSEKGFDGTTCGVQVAIGAQSSDIAAGVDAGHESRVGDSDDELDKRGAGDQGLMFGYACDDTPELMPLPITIAQRLAQRLTQVRKDGVLHYLRPDGKTQVTIEYDEDDRPVRIDTVVLSTQHDPDIEHAQLEAEIKQHVIDPVLADFSLPSEGYRMLVNPTGTFVIGGPMGDAGLTGRKIIVDTYGGMARHGGGAFSGKDPSKVDRSAAYAMRWVAKNVVAAGLARRCEAQVAYAIGKAAPVGVFIETFGTGVVPDSQIQDAVLEVFDLRPAAIIRDLDLLRPIYAQTSAYGHFGRELPDFTWETTDRAEKLKAAAGV, from the coding sequence GTGGCTGGACGCCTGTTCACCTCCGAGTCCGTGACCGAGGGGCACCCCGACAAGATCGCCGACCGGATCAGCGACTCGGTCCTCGACCACCTCATGGCGGAGGACCCCGACCGCGCCAACCTGCGCGTCGCCGTCGAGACGCTGCTGACCACCGGCCTGGTGGTGGTGGCGGGCGAGGTGCGCACCACCGCCTACGCCCCGGTGGCCGACATCGTCCGCCGGGCGATCCTCGACATCGGCTACGACTCCTCGGAGAAGGGCTTCGACGGCACCACGTGCGGCGTCCAGGTCGCGATCGGCGCCCAGTCCAGCGACATCGCCGCCGGCGTCGACGCCGGCCACGAGTCCCGCGTGGGCGACTCCGACGACGAGCTCGACAAGCGCGGCGCCGGCGACCAGGGCCTGATGTTCGGCTACGCCTGCGACGACACCCCCGAGCTGATGCCGCTCCCGATCACCATCGCCCAGCGGCTCGCCCAGCGGCTGACGCAGGTCCGCAAGGACGGCGTCCTGCACTACCTGCGCCCCGACGGCAAGACCCAGGTCACCATCGAGTACGACGAGGACGACCGCCCGGTGCGCATCGACACCGTGGTGCTCTCCACCCAGCACGACCCCGACATCGAGCACGCCCAGCTCGAGGCCGAGATCAAGCAGCACGTGATCGACCCCGTGCTCGCCGACTTCTCGCTGCCCTCCGAGGGCTATCGGATGCTGGTCAACCCGACCGGCACCTTCGTCATCGGTGGCCCGATGGGCGACGCCGGCCTCACCGGTCGCAAGATCATCGTCGACACCTACGGCGGCATGGCGCGCCACGGCGGCGGCGCCTTCTCCGGCAAGGACCCCTCGAAGGTCGACCGCTCGGCCGCGTACGCCATGCGCTGGGTGGCGAAGAACGTCGTGGCCGCCGGGCTCGCCCGGCGCTGCGAGGCGCAGGTCGCCTACGCCATCGGCAAGGCCGCGCCGGTGGGTGTCTTCATCGAGACCTTCGGCACCGGCGTCGTGCCGGACTCGCAGATCCAGGACGCCGTGCTCGAGGTCTTCGACCTCCGCCCGGCCGCGATCATCCGCGACCTCGACCTGCTCCGCCCGATCTACGCCCAGACCTCGGCCTACGGCCACTTCGGTCGCGAGCTGCCCGACTTCACGTGGGAGACGACCGACCGCGCGGAGAAGCTGAAGGCGGCCGCGGGGGTCTGA